Proteins co-encoded in one Pseudarthrobacter chlorophenolicus A6 genomic window:
- a CDS encoding bifunctional folylpolyglutamate synthase/dihydrofolate synthase produces the protein MTDEFSVESVYAELLGRAPENKMEPRLAPLFRAMDVLGEPNKAFPIIHVTGTNGKTSTSRMIESVLRAQGLSTGRYTSPHLSKVTERISIDGHPVSDETFVRIWDEIRPYLQIVDAELEAEGQPRLTYFECLTILGFAIFADQPVNVAIIEVGLGGITDATNVGDGQVSVITPISLDHTDLLGDTTEDIAHEKAGIIKPGGFLVSAAQPLDAAQVLLEKAKEVGVPFRFEGVEFGVESRTVAVGGQMVTIQGIAGRYPDLLVPLHGAHQAQNAAVAVAALEAFFGGEKELPFDVLQEGFAAASSPGRLEVVRSAPTIIVDAAHNPDGIKASAAALKEAFTFSRLVPVVGVLKEKDAEEILRELKESLGDVAEEYCFTQSNSPRAVPAAELAELAIDLGFGEDNVHIEEKLDDALEWAVERAEANDDLSGGVLVTGSITLVAEARILLGKTEA, from the coding sequence ATGACTGACGAATTTTCCGTGGAAAGCGTCTACGCCGAGCTGCTGGGGCGTGCGCCGGAAAACAAGATGGAGCCCCGGCTGGCCCCGCTGTTCCGCGCCATGGATGTGCTCGGCGAGCCCAACAAGGCGTTCCCGATCATCCACGTGACCGGAACCAACGGCAAGACGTCCACGTCCCGCATGATCGAGTCCGTGTTGCGGGCCCAGGGCCTGAGCACCGGGCGCTACACCAGCCCGCACCTGTCCAAGGTCACGGAACGGATCAGCATTGACGGGCACCCCGTCTCCGACGAAACGTTCGTGCGGATCTGGGACGAAATCCGCCCCTACCTGCAGATCGTGGATGCCGAGCTGGAGGCGGAGGGCCAGCCCCGCCTGACGTATTTTGAGTGCCTCACCATCCTGGGCTTCGCCATTTTCGCCGACCAGCCCGTCAACGTGGCCATCATCGAGGTGGGCCTGGGCGGCATCACCGATGCCACCAACGTAGGCGATGGACAGGTATCGGTGATTACCCCGATTTCGCTGGACCACACCGACCTGCTGGGGGACACCACCGAGGACATCGCGCACGAAAAAGCCGGCATCATCAAGCCCGGCGGCTTCCTGGTCAGCGCCGCGCAGCCCCTGGACGCCGCGCAGGTCCTTTTGGAAAAAGCCAAGGAAGTTGGCGTGCCGTTCCGTTTCGAGGGCGTGGAGTTCGGCGTCGAATCCCGCACCGTTGCCGTGGGCGGCCAGATGGTCACCATCCAGGGCATCGCCGGGCGCTACCCGGACCTGCTGGTGCCGCTCCACGGCGCCCACCAGGCGCAGAACGCGGCCGTGGCCGTGGCAGCCCTGGAGGCGTTCTTCGGCGGCGAAAAGGAACTTCCCTTCGACGTCCTGCAGGAAGGCTTTGCTGCCGCATCCTCGCCCGGCAGGCTGGAAGTGGTGCGGTCTGCGCCCACCATCATCGTGGACGCGGCCCACAACCCCGACGGCATCAAGGCCTCTGCCGCGGCACTGAAGGAGGCCTTTACCTTCTCCCGGCTGGTCCCCGTGGTGGGCGTGCTCAAGGAGAAGGACGCGGAGGAGATCCTCCGTGAACTCAAGGAATCCCTGGGCGACGTGGCCGAAGAATATTGCTTCACGCAGTCCAATTCGCCGCGGGCCGTGCCGGCCGCCGAGCTGGCCGAGCTGGCCATCGACCTCGGCTTCGGCGAGGACAACGTCCACATCGAAGAAAAGCTCGACGACGCCCTGGAATGGGCGGTGGAACGGGCCGAAGCGAACGACGACCTGTCCGGCGGCGTGCTGGTCACCGGCTCCATCACCCTCGTGGCCGAGGCCCGCATCCTGCTCGGAAAGACGGAGGCGTAG
- a CDS encoding DUF4233 domain-containing protein — protein sequence MARLTKAQREWRPGMPKKRRSTKVMFASTVLLLEAFVMFFATLAVFGLRRGEFPPALILGIGIALSVVMVLACAVLRKPWGIGLGWVLQVVLILTGIFEPAMFLVGALFAICWWYGIRTGIRLDREAAQREREQAAWEAANPDQAAGSGPAQ from the coding sequence GTGGCCAGGCTGACCAAGGCCCAGCGCGAATGGCGCCCGGGCATGCCTAAGAAGCGGCGCTCCACCAAGGTCATGTTCGCCTCGACGGTGCTCCTGCTTGAGGCGTTCGTCATGTTCTTTGCCACCTTGGCGGTGTTCGGCCTGCGCCGCGGCGAGTTCCCACCGGCGCTCATCCTGGGTATCGGGATAGCCCTGAGCGTCGTCATGGTGCTGGCCTGCGCGGTCCTCCGCAAACCCTGGGGCATCGGACTGGGCTGGGTGCTGCAGGTGGTGCTGATCCTCACCGGAATCTTCGAACCTGCCATGTTCCTGGTAGGCGCACTGTTCGCCATCTGCTGGTGGTACGGCATCCGTACGGGAATCAGGCTGGACCGCGAGGCCGCGCAACGCGAACGTGAGCAGGCCGCGTGGGAAGCAGCCAACCCGGACCAGGCCGCCGGATCCGGTCCGGCCCAGTAG
- a CDS encoding endonuclease/exonuclease/phosphatase family protein: MTASGRRVPPRLSTVCTWLSLLAAVPVLVMSVFRAVGAEWPVLVVQLLAFTPWLAVPAGVALVLSLFGGRREPQVVAAALLVCQLFWLFPLDIARPIPAAAAAAAAPAASPAEQQPTATVQLNVMSINSQFGRADAATIVRLVREKKVALLAIQEHSQGLQERLATEGLDALLPHRISQPTDDGAGSAVYSSHPLEPVGLLPDTPFLMPTVRLTAGGSGGAGASAVLELTNVHTLPPVDTWVGQWRSDLKALSRLAERPGHRLLLGDFNATYDHAEFRSLLRADEEGLVDVAAASGSRLLPTWPMDGTRLPGIAIDHVVTSPRVGSSGYQVHRVPGTDHAAITATVVVPAA, from the coding sequence ATGACAGCTTCCGGCCGGCGGGTCCCCCCGCGCCTCTCCACAGTGTGCACCTGGTTGTCGCTCCTGGCCGCAGTGCCGGTGCTGGTGATGTCCGTTTTCCGGGCTGTCGGCGCGGAGTGGCCGGTGCTGGTGGTCCAGCTGCTCGCCTTCACGCCGTGGCTGGCGGTGCCCGCGGGCGTGGCCCTGGTCCTGTCATTGTTCGGAGGCCGCAGGGAGCCGCAGGTGGTGGCGGCAGCGCTCTTGGTCTGCCAGCTTTTCTGGCTCTTCCCCCTGGACATCGCCCGCCCCATCCCCGCCGCTGCCGCCGCTGCCGCAGCGCCGGCGGCGTCGCCTGCGGAGCAGCAGCCGACGGCCACGGTGCAGCTGAACGTCATGAGCATCAATTCGCAGTTTGGCCGGGCTGACGCCGCCACCATTGTCCGGCTAGTGCGGGAGAAGAAGGTGGCGCTCCTCGCCATCCAGGAACACTCACAGGGCCTGCAGGAACGCCTGGCCACTGAAGGCCTCGACGCGCTGCTGCCCCACCGGATCAGCCAGCCCACGGACGACGGCGCCGGTAGCGCCGTGTATTCCAGCCATCCGCTGGAGCCGGTGGGGTTGCTGCCGGACACCCCGTTCCTGATGCCAACGGTGAGGCTCACTGCCGGCGGTTCCGGCGGGGCTGGCGCCAGTGCCGTCCTGGAACTGACCAATGTCCACACCCTGCCCCCGGTCGACACTTGGGTGGGCCAATGGCGGAGCGACCTCAAGGCCTTGTCCCGGTTGGCGGAACGGCCCGGCCACAGGCTGCTGCTGGGTGACTTCAATGCCACCTACGACCATGCGGAGTTCCGGAGCCTCCTCCGCGCCGATGAGGAAGGCCTGGTGGACGTGGCCGCCGCCTCCGGGTCCAGGCTCCTTCCCACGTGGCCCATGGATGGCACGCGACTGCCCGGCATCGCCATCGACCACGTGGTGACAAGCCCCCGGGTTGGCAGCAGCGGTTACCAGGTCCACAGGGTACCGGGTACGGACCACGCGGCGATCACCGCAACGGTCGTGGTTCCGGCCGCCTGA
- the valS gene encoding valine--tRNA ligase — translation MAEDIQGTDTPTTAPINVPDKPALEGLEAALTRRWLDEGTYRFNPDTTREQVYSIDTPPPTASGSLHVGHMFSFTQTDVQARYMRMTGKNVFYPMGWDDNGLPTERRVQNYYGVRCDPAIPYNADYRPPAQPAKNQRDFDVVSRQNFIELCEELAVEDEKVFENLFQTLGLSVDWNLTYRTIDDTSRAVSQRAFLANLAAGDAYMAEAPTLWDVTFRTAVAQAELEDREVPGAYYRYPFFTEAGDKIFIETTRPELLAACAALVANPDDERYQPLFGKTVRSPLFDVELEVKAHPLAKADKGSGIAMVCTFGDLTDVTWWRELQLPTRAIMGRDGRIIAETPDWITTEAGKEAYAAIAGKTAFSAKEAVVELLGAAGLLDGEPKKITHPVNFFEKGDKPLEVVTSRQWYIRNGGRDEERRERLIARGQEINFHPAFMRSRYENWIAGLNGDWLVSRQRFFGVPIPVWYPLDAQGNPDYENPVLPSDDMLPVDPEADAAPGFDESLRDQPNGFTGDADVLDTWATSSLTPQIVGGWSRDETLFNKVFPFDLRPQGHDIIRTWLFSSAVRADALQKTAPWKHAAISGWILDPDRKKMSKSKGNVVVPTDVLNEYGSDAVRYWAASAKLGADTAYEIAQMKIGRRLAIKLLNASKFVLNLGATENSVVSADLSVLTNPLDRALLAQLSDVVAQATKAFENYDYARALQLTETFFWQFTDDYVELIKDRAYGAAGEAEQASVLAALATTLDTLLRLFAPFLPFATEEVWGWWRTGSVHRAAWPASVEVDGDTTMLATVGNALSGVRKAKSEAKVKQRTEVLSATISAPEALTTQLKAGLSDLRAASNAREITLVVGEGELTVSDVTLAAPEETAAV, via the coding sequence ATGGCTGAAGACATACAGGGTACAGACACGCCCACCACCGCCCCCATCAACGTTCCCGACAAGCCGGCACTGGAGGGCCTTGAGGCCGCCCTGACCCGGCGCTGGCTGGATGAAGGAACCTACAGGTTCAACCCGGACACCACCCGGGAGCAGGTCTACTCGATCGACACTCCCCCGCCGACGGCCTCGGGCTCGCTGCACGTGGGCCACATGTTCTCCTTCACGCAGACCGACGTCCAGGCGCGGTACATGCGGATGACCGGCAAGAACGTCTTCTACCCCATGGGCTGGGACGACAATGGCCTGCCCACCGAGCGCCGGGTGCAGAACTACTACGGTGTGCGCTGCGATCCCGCCATCCCTTACAACGCCGACTACCGGCCGCCGGCACAGCCTGCCAAGAACCAGCGCGACTTCGACGTGGTGTCGCGCCAGAACTTCATCGAACTGTGCGAGGAACTCGCCGTCGAGGATGAGAAGGTCTTCGAAAACCTGTTCCAGACCCTCGGCCTGTCCGTCGACTGGAACCTGACCTACCGCACCATCGACGACACCTCCCGCGCCGTCTCCCAGCGCGCGTTCCTGGCCAACCTGGCCGCCGGTGACGCCTACATGGCCGAGGCGCCCACCCTGTGGGACGTTACCTTCCGGACCGCCGTTGCCCAGGCCGAGCTGGAGGACCGCGAGGTTCCCGGCGCGTACTACCGCTACCCGTTCTTCACCGAAGCGGGCGACAAAATCTTCATCGAGACCACCCGCCCGGAACTCCTGGCCGCGTGTGCCGCACTGGTGGCAAACCCCGACGACGAGCGGTACCAGCCGCTGTTCGGCAAGACCGTGCGGTCTCCCCTCTTCGACGTGGAGCTTGAGGTCAAGGCGCACCCGCTGGCCAAGGCCGACAAGGGCTCAGGCATCGCCATGGTGTGTACCTTCGGCGACCTCACCGACGTCACCTGGTGGCGTGAACTCCAGCTGCCCACCCGGGCCATCATGGGCCGCGACGGCCGCATCATCGCCGAAACTCCGGACTGGATCACCACTGAAGCCGGCAAGGAAGCCTACGCTGCGATCGCCGGCAAGACGGCGTTCTCCGCCAAAGAAGCTGTGGTGGAACTGCTCGGTGCTGCGGGCCTGCTGGACGGTGAGCCGAAGAAGATCACCCACCCGGTGAACTTCTTTGAAAAGGGCGACAAGCCCCTCGAAGTGGTCACCTCGCGCCAGTGGTACATCCGCAACGGCGGCCGCGATGAAGAGCGCCGCGAACGCCTGATCGCCAGGGGCCAGGAGATCAACTTCCACCCGGCCTTCATGCGCTCCCGCTACGAGAACTGGATTGCCGGCCTGAACGGTGACTGGCTGGTATCCCGGCAGCGGTTCTTCGGCGTGCCCATCCCCGTCTGGTACCCGCTGGACGCCCAGGGCAACCCGGACTACGAGAACCCCGTCCTGCCCTCGGATGACATGCTGCCGGTGGACCCTGAGGCGGATGCAGCCCCCGGCTTCGACGAATCCCTGCGCGACCAGCCCAACGGCTTCACCGGCGACGCGGACGTCCTGGACACGTGGGCCACGTCCTCGCTGACCCCGCAGATCGTGGGTGGCTGGAGCCGGGACGAGACCCTGTTCAACAAGGTCTTCCCCTTCGACCTCCGCCCGCAGGGTCATGACATCATCCGCACCTGGCTGTTCTCCTCCGCTGTCCGTGCCGATGCACTGCAGAAGACCGCGCCGTGGAAGCACGCAGCCATCTCCGGCTGGATCCTGGATCCGGACCGCAAAAAGATGTCCAAGTCCAAGGGCAACGTGGTGGTACCCACGGATGTCCTCAACGAATACGGCTCGGACGCCGTCCGCTACTGGGCGGCGTCTGCCAAGCTCGGCGCGGACACCGCATACGAGATCGCCCAGATGAAGATCGGCCGCCGCCTGGCCATCAAGCTCCTGAACGCCTCGAAGTTCGTGCTGAACCTCGGTGCCACGGAGAACTCGGTGGTTTCGGCGGACCTGTCCGTCCTCACGAACCCGCTGGACCGTGCCCTTCTGGCCCAGTTGTCCGACGTCGTTGCCCAGGCCACCAAGGCGTTCGAGAACTACGACTACGCCCGGGCGCTGCAGCTGACCGAAACCTTCTTCTGGCAGTTCACGGACGACTATGTGGAGCTCATCAAGGACCGCGCCTACGGGGCGGCCGGCGAAGCGGAGCAGGCATCGGTGCTGGCGGCCCTGGCCACCACACTGGACACGCTGCTGCGCCTGTTCGCACCGTTCCTGCCGTTTGCCACCGAGGAAGTCTGGGGCTGGTGGCGCACGGGCTCGGTTCACCGTGCCGCGTGGCCGGCAAGTGTTGAGGTTGATGGCGACACCACCATGCTGGCCACAGTCGGTAATGCGCTCAGTGGTGTCCGCAAGGCAAAGTCCGAGGCAAAGGTGAAGCAGCGCACCGAGGTCCTCTCGGCAACCATCAGCGCCCCGGAGGCCCTGACCACCCAGCTGAAGGCCGGCCTGTCCGATTTGAGGGCGGCGTCCAATGCCCGGGAGATCACCCTGGTGGTGGGCGAAGGGGAACTGACCGTAAGCGACGTGACCCTGGCTGCCCCTGAGGAGACAGCGGCCGTCTAG
- a CDS encoding mycothiol-dependent nitroreductase Rv2466c family protein gives MTETAKSRADFWFDPLCPFAWITSRWIGEVEAVRDIETVWHVMSLAVLNEGRDLDPAYRESMDNAWGMVRVIIAAQQHGDATVKALYDAMGTLIHEGGEKDRSVVITKALAECGLPASLAEAAESDAYDAQLRASHEEGISLVGQDVGTPVVAFNGTAFFGPVLTRIPRGEVAGKLWDATTAIASYPHFFELKRSRTENPEFG, from the coding sequence ATGACTGAAACCGCCAAGAGCCGCGCCGACTTCTGGTTTGATCCGCTGTGCCCGTTCGCCTGGATCACTTCACGCTGGATCGGCGAGGTGGAAGCCGTCCGCGACATCGAAACCGTCTGGCACGTCATGAGCCTGGCAGTCCTCAACGAAGGACGCGACCTCGACCCCGCGTACCGTGAGTCCATGGACAACGCGTGGGGCATGGTCCGGGTGATCATCGCCGCCCAGCAACACGGAGACGCAACCGTCAAGGCGCTCTACGATGCCATGGGCACCCTGATCCACGAAGGCGGCGAGAAGGACCGGTCCGTCGTCATCACCAAGGCCCTGGCGGAGTGCGGGCTTCCTGCCTCCCTGGCAGAGGCTGCGGAGTCCGACGCCTATGATGCCCAGCTCCGGGCCAGCCATGAAGAAGGCATCTCCCTCGTGGGCCAGGACGTCGGCACCCCCGTGGTGGCCTTCAACGGAACGGCATTCTTCGGCCCGGTCCTCACCCGCATCCCGCGGGGTGAGGTGGCCGGCAAGCTGTGGGACGCCACCACGGCAATTGCCTCCTACCCGCACTTCTTCGAGCTGAAGCGCAGCCGTACCGAAAACCCCGAATTCGGCTGA
- the ileS gene encoding isoleucine--tRNA ligase has product MTYYPKASASTTGGPSDGRAGVSASVKFPEIEERILKYWDQDGTFQASIDQRSADLPGGEPGSNEFVFYDGPPFANGLPHYGHLLTGYAKDLVGRFQTQRGKRVERRFGWDTHGLPAELEAMKQLGMTDKTQIEAMGIDKFNDACRASVMKYADEWRAYVTRQARWVDFDNDYKTLNVEYMESVLWAFKQLHEKGLTYNGYRVLPYCWKDETPLSNHELRMDDDVYKNRQDQTVTVTFPILSGDSELSRQLAGVQALAWTTTPWTLPTNAALAVGPSIAYAVLPAGPNGIKAASADAPVTGTFLLAADLIAAYAKDLGYDGFEDAEAAVVSTHTGTELEGLQYQRLWDDFSDNEKYGMENAWRFLVADYVTTTDGTGIVHQAPAYGEDDQKVCEEAGIPVVLSVDEGAKFLPLFKHGDLHDIAGLQVFEANKPITQVLRAQGRLVRQASYEHSYPHCWRCRNPLIYRAVSSWYVEVTKFKDRMSELNQEINWIPGNVKDGQFGKWLANARDWSISRNRYWGSPIPVWQSSDPEYPRTDVYGSLAEIEADFGRLPLNKDGQVDLHRPFIDELTRPNPDDPRTPEEGQSVMRRVEDVLDVWFDSGSMPYGQVHYPFENEAWFDTHNPADFIVEYIGQTRGWFYMLHILSTALFDRPAFRNVISHGIVLGSDGQKMSKSLRNYPDVSEVLDRDGSDAMRWFLMSSPILRGGNLIVTEQGIRDGVRQVILPLWNVYSFFTLYTNAANGGGGYEARLRYDGYADTLDQYLLANTGDLVRTMTERLDDYDISGACDALRSYLDMLTNWYVRRSRQRFFDEDQDAFDALFTALETVSRAAASLLPLVTEEIWRGLTGGRSVHLADWPDANLFPANPGLVDAMDKVQQICSTGSSLRKAANLRVRLPLQELTVVAPGADSLEGFAAVVADELNIRSVRLLDAATASPEEFGIQQKLVVNARAAGPRLGKNVQLAIKGSKSGDWSVDDSGVVTAGGLQLEPQEYTLETVVAESGGGAAASSASSAVAVLPGGGFVVLNTEVTPELEAEGLARDMVRAIQQARKDAGLNVSDRIRTTVTAAQDVVDALQANADLVKGETLTVDLTAEPADVPEPAVVVEKVEA; this is encoded by the coding sequence ATGACGTATTATCCCAAGGCCTCAGCCTCCACCACCGGCGGCCCGTCCGACGGCCGCGCAGGCGTTTCCGCCTCCGTGAAGTTTCCGGAGATCGAAGAGCGCATCCTGAAGTACTGGGATCAGGACGGCACCTTCCAGGCCAGCATCGACCAGCGCAGCGCCGACCTGCCCGGCGGCGAACCCGGCAGCAACGAATTCGTGTTCTACGACGGTCCGCCGTTCGCCAACGGCCTCCCGCACTACGGCCACCTGCTGACCGGCTACGCCAAGGACCTGGTGGGCCGGTTCCAGACCCAGCGGGGCAAGCGTGTTGAGCGGCGCTTCGGCTGGGACACCCATGGCCTCCCGGCTGAACTTGAAGCCATGAAGCAGCTGGGCATGACTGACAAGACCCAGATCGAAGCCATGGGCATCGACAAATTCAACGATGCCTGCCGCGCCTCCGTGATGAAGTACGCCGATGAATGGCGCGCGTACGTCACCCGCCAGGCGCGCTGGGTGGACTTCGACAATGACTACAAGACGCTCAATGTTGAGTACATGGAGTCCGTCCTCTGGGCCTTCAAGCAGCTCCACGAGAAGGGCCTCACCTATAACGGCTACCGCGTCCTGCCGTACTGCTGGAAGGACGAGACACCGCTGTCCAACCATGAGCTGCGCATGGATGACGACGTCTACAAGAACCGCCAGGACCAGACCGTCACGGTCACGTTCCCCATCCTCTCGGGCGATTCCGAGCTCTCCCGCCAGCTGGCAGGGGTACAGGCCCTCGCCTGGACCACCACCCCCTGGACCCTCCCCACCAACGCCGCGCTCGCCGTCGGGCCCTCCATCGCGTATGCCGTGCTGCCCGCCGGCCCCAACGGCATCAAGGCCGCCTCCGCCGACGCCCCCGTCACCGGCACCTTCCTCCTTGCTGCCGACCTCATCGCCGCCTACGCCAAGGACCTCGGCTACGACGGATTCGAAGATGCCGAAGCGGCAGTGGTGTCCACCCACACCGGTACCGAACTTGAGGGGCTGCAGTACCAGCGCCTCTGGGACGACTTTAGCGACAACGAAAAGTACGGCATGGAGAACGCCTGGCGCTTCCTCGTGGCCGACTACGTGACCACCACGGACGGCACCGGCATTGTCCACCAGGCTCCCGCCTATGGTGAAGACGACCAGAAGGTGTGCGAGGAAGCGGGCATCCCCGTGGTCCTCTCCGTCGACGAAGGCGCAAAGTTCCTGCCGCTGTTCAAGCACGGCGACCTGCACGACATCGCCGGCCTGCAGGTCTTCGAGGCCAACAAACCCATCACCCAGGTGCTCCGCGCCCAGGGCCGGCTGGTCCGCCAGGCCAGCTACGAGCACAGCTACCCGCATTGCTGGCGGTGCCGCAACCCGCTGATCTACCGTGCGGTGTCCTCCTGGTATGTAGAGGTCACCAAGTTCAAGGACCGCATGTCCGAACTGAACCAGGAGATCAACTGGATCCCAGGGAACGTCAAGGACGGCCAGTTCGGCAAATGGCTCGCCAACGCGCGCGACTGGTCCATCAGCCGCAACCGCTACTGGGGCAGCCCCATCCCGGTGTGGCAGTCCAGCGACCCCGAATACCCGCGCACCGACGTGTACGGTTCCCTCGCCGAGATCGAGGCGGACTTTGGCAGGCTGCCGCTGAACAAGGACGGCCAGGTGGACCTGCACCGCCCGTTCATCGACGAACTGACCAGGCCCAACCCGGACGATCCCCGCACCCCGGAAGAGGGACAGTCCGTGATGCGGCGCGTTGAGGACGTCCTTGACGTCTGGTTCGATTCCGGCTCCATGCCGTATGGGCAGGTGCACTACCCATTCGAGAACGAAGCCTGGTTCGACACCCACAACCCGGCGGACTTCATCGTCGAGTACATCGGCCAGACCCGCGGCTGGTTCTACATGCTGCACATCCTGTCCACCGCGCTGTTCGACCGGCCGGCGTTCCGCAACGTGATCAGCCACGGCATCGTGCTCGGCTCCGACGGGCAGAAGATGTCCAAGAGCCTCCGGAACTACCCGGACGTGTCCGAAGTACTGGACCGTGACGGCTCCGACGCCATGCGCTGGTTCCTGATGTCCAGCCCCATCCTGCGCGGCGGCAACCTGATCGTCACCGAGCAGGGCATCCGCGACGGCGTCCGCCAGGTCATCCTGCCGCTGTGGAACGTGTACAGCTTCTTCACGCTGTACACCAACGCTGCCAATGGCGGCGGGGGCTACGAGGCCAGGCTCCGCTACGACGGCTACGCGGACACCCTGGATCAGTACCTGCTGGCCAACACCGGAGACCTGGTCCGCACCATGACGGAGCGGCTGGACGATTACGACATCTCCGGCGCCTGCGACGCGCTGCGCAGCTACCTGGACATGCTCACCAACTGGTACGTCCGCCGCAGCCGCCAGCGGTTCTTCGACGAGGACCAGGACGCGTTCGACGCCCTGTTCACCGCCCTGGAGACGGTATCCCGGGCAGCCGCCTCACTGCTGCCGCTGGTCACCGAGGAAATCTGGCGCGGCCTGACCGGGGGCCGTTCCGTGCACCTGGCCGACTGGCCGGACGCCAACCTCTTCCCGGCCAACCCGGGCCTCGTCGATGCCATGGACAAGGTGCAGCAGATCTGCTCCACCGGCTCCTCGCTCCGCAAGGCTGCCAACCTGCGCGTCCGCCTGCCGCTGCAGGAACTCACCGTGGTGGCACCCGGCGCGGACTCGCTGGAAGGCTTCGCCGCCGTCGTCGCGGACGAACTGAACATCCGCTCCGTCCGTCTCCTCGACGCCGCCACTGCCTCCCCGGAGGAGTTCGGCATCCAGCAGAAGCTGGTGGTCAACGCCCGCGCCGCAGGCCCGCGCCTTGGCAAGAACGTCCAGCTGGCCATCAAGGGCTCAAAGTCAGGCGACTGGTCCGTGGATGACTCGGGCGTCGTGACCGCCGGGGGCCTGCAGCTGGAGCCGCAGGAGTACACCCTGGAGACGGTGGTTGCAGAGTCCGGCGGCGGTGCTGCCGCTTCCTCTGCGTCGTCTGCTGTCGCAGTCCTGCCCGGCGGCGGCTTCGTGGTCCTGAACACCGAGGTCACCCCGGAGCTTGAAGCCGAAGGCCTGGCCCGCGATATGGTCCGCGCCATCCAGCAGGCCCGCAAGGACGCCGGGCTCAACGTCAGCGACCGCATCCGGACCACCGTTACCGCTGCGCAGGACGTCGTGGACGCCCTGCAGGCCAACGCGGACCTGGTCAAGGGGGAGACGCTGACGGTGGACCTGACGGCCGAGCCGGCAGACGTGCCCGAACCCGCCGTCGTCGTTGAAAAAGTGGAGGCCTAA
- a CDS encoding SDR family oxidoreductase, with protein MTDDLQHSKAALVTGASTGIGEATVRALRAEGWTVFAVARREDRLASLAAETGAVAVPADIAEDDDVSRLVEKVTAAGGIDTLINIAGGARGADRVAEASTADWEWMYRVNVLGTMKLTRAFLPMLRANGEGTVLNLTSTAAIAAYEGGGGYNAAKFAQHALTNALRLEEVENNIRVIEVAPGLVQTEEFALNRLGSEQAADKVYEGVEKPLTAGDVADVVRYAVSVPHHVNLDEIVIRPVAQAANHKLIRKG; from the coding sequence ATGACTGACGATTTGCAGCACAGCAAGGCAGCCCTGGTGACTGGTGCAAGCACCGGTATTGGTGAGGCGACGGTGCGCGCACTGCGCGCGGAAGGCTGGACGGTGTTCGCCGTAGCCCGCCGCGAAGACCGCCTCGCGTCGCTCGCAGCCGAGACCGGTGCCGTGGCCGTTCCAGCTGACATTGCCGAGGACGACGACGTGTCCCGGCTGGTGGAAAAGGTCACCGCCGCCGGGGGCATCGATACGCTCATCAACATTGCCGGCGGCGCCCGCGGCGCGGACAGGGTGGCGGAAGCCAGCACCGCTGACTGGGAGTGGATGTACCGGGTCAACGTGCTGGGCACCATGAAACTCACCCGCGCGTTCCTGCCGATGCTCCGTGCCAACGGCGAGGGAACGGTGCTGAACCTGACCTCCACTGCCGCGATTGCAGCCTACGAAGGCGGTGGCGGCTACAACGCGGCCAAGTTCGCCCAGCACGCCCTCACCAATGCGCTTCGGCTGGAGGAAGTGGAGAACAACATCCGGGTGATCGAGGTGGCGCCCGGCCTGGTGCAGACCGAGGAATTCGCGCTCAACCGCCTGGGCAGCGAGCAGGCTGCGGACAAAGTCTACGAAGGCGTGGAGAAGCCGCTGACCGCGGGTGACGTGGCCGACGTCGTCCGGTACGCCGTCAGCGTCCCGCACCACGTCAACCTCGACGAGATAGTCATCCGGCCGGTGGCCCAGGCCGCCAACCACAAGCTGATCCGCAAGGGCTGA